In the genome of Magnetococcales bacterium, the window GGATTACATTCGCAAGCCCACCATTCCCCAGTTGTTGCAGGCGCGGATTCGCAATCAGTTGGAATTGAAACGCCACCGGGAGCATCTGGAAACCCTTGTCCAGGAACGCACCCGGGATCTGGAACAGGCGGTCTCCCAGTTGGAAAGCGCCAACCAGGTCAAGGAGGAGTTTCTCGCGGTCATCAGCCACGAAATGCGTACTCCCTTGAACAGCATCATCGGTTTTTCGGAATTTCTTCTGGAAGGAGATCCCCAAGGAGCCCCCCTCAGCCCCTCGATTCGGGAGCCGGTGCGCATCATCCATGAAAGCGGCGTCAACCTGCTGGGAAACATCAATGATATCATTGATTTTGTCCAGATGGATCAGCAGCGTTTCATCCTCTCGGACAAACCCTTCCAGATCGATTCATTCCTGGAAGAGACCCTGGCAGATCTGAAACAGGAGGCTGGACGCAAAGGGCTGACCCTGGAGATGGAGATCAAGGCCTCTGCCAGATGTAGCGTCCGGGGAGATTCCCGGCGCTTGGGGCAGGTTTTGAATCACTTGATCGGCAATGGCATCAAATTTACCAAGCAGGGTGGGGTCTCCCTCACGGTGGAAGCGACGGCCACCCCTGTACCAGACAAAGCCCGCCTCACCTTTCGCGTGGCCGATACTGGATGTGGCATCTCCCCGGAAAAGCTGCAACTGATTTTTGAAGCCTTCACCCAGGTGGAGTCCCCCAAAACGAGACGCCATGGCGGCTTTGGGCTGGGCCTTGCGATCTGCAAAAAACTGGTCCAGATGATGTCCGGAGAGCTGGGAGTGGTCCAATCCGACAGCAGCGGTACCGTCATCGTCTTTTCGGTGATACTCGGCACGGAACAGGCTTAAAGTTTCACTCCTTCCATCCGAAGTCCCACCCCCAACCCGATCTTCCCCCGTCAGACTGGAGAAACCGATAAATGGTTTTCCCCCTTCCCAAATCTGGCCACCATCAGAAGCCCTCACAAGAGGTGACCGCCAAATCCAGATCGTCGCTTTCGATGGTGGAATTGTTGGCCCAATCCAAAACCAGGACATAATAGGTTCCCGCCGGGAGGGGATCGTCGCAATCATAGCTGATGATGGAATAATCCTAAATCCGGCAGTTGGGCGTGTGTGGCTGGTACAGGATATTGGTTCACATAGTGAATTGGGAGAAACCGCCGTCACCTTGTTGGTCACAAGGCTTTCTTCCAATTTGCTTGGTGGATCAAAAGGCTGGGGCATGTGCGTACGCCCAACTGCCGGATTTAGGATAATAGTAGGAGAGGCCATCATCGTTGACGACCAAGGGCTGATAGGTGCTGTCGTAAAGCCACATGATGGTATCTCCTGCCACCACATCCCCCATTCCACTTGAAGTTTCCAGGGTGATCGCTGACCCTTCGGTCAGATCGAAAGTGGTCCAGTCGGCATCATGGAGGGGATAGATGCTGTGGGTAGGTGACTTTCATGGCGGACTTCTCTCCCCGGTTTGGCCAGAGGAGAGAGCCCGCAACGCTGTTGGACGAAATCATCCGACCCATTACGATCAATCAACCACCGTGGGATCGGTTCCCGCCTGGAACTCTTCCAGGTTGGTAGCGCCATCGCCATCGGTGTCATCAGTGGCATCATTGGCATCCAGGGAATCAAGCCCATACTGATCTTCGAAGGTATCGGTCATACCGTCGCCATCATCATCGGTATCGGCGTTGTCACCGGTACCGTCCGAATCGGTATCCGTCGTTTCACTGCCATCCAAGGGGAAGGCGTCCGAGCCATCTTCCACCCCGTCGCCATCATCATCGGTATCGGCGTTGTCACCGGTACCGTCCGAATCGGTATCCGTCGTTTCAGTCGCATCCAAGGGGAAGGCGTCCGAGCCATCCTCTACCCCATCACCATCGGTATCGGTATCAGCGTTGTCGCCGATGCCATCACCATCGGTGTCGGTGGTTTCAGTCGCATCCAAGGGGAAGGCGTCCGAGCCATCCTCTACCCCATCACCATCGGTATCGGTATCAGCGTTGTCGCCGATGCCATCACCATCGGTATCGGTGGTTTCAGAGCTATCCAGGGGGAAGGCGTCCGAACCATCCTCTACCCCGTCGCCATCATCATCGGTATCGGCGTTGTCACCGGTACCATCACCATCGGTATCGGTGGTTTCACTGCTATCCAAGGGGAAGGCGTCCGAGCCATCCTCCACCCCGTCGCCATCGTCATCGGTATCGGCGTTGTCACCGGTGCCGTCCGAATCGGTATCAGTGGTTTCGCTGCTATCCAAGGGGAAGGCGTCCGAGCCATCCACCAAGCCATCGCCATCGTCGTCGGTATCGGTGTTGTCACCGGTGCCATCCCCATCGGTATCGGTGGTTTCCGTGGCATCATTGGGGAAGGCGTCTTCGCTGTCGGATACGCCGTCGCCATCGGTATCGGTGTCGGCATTGTCGCCCACGCCATCGCCATCGGTATCCGTGGTTTCGGTCGCATCCAGAGGGAAGGCATCCTCGGAATCTGCCACCCCGTCACCATCATCATCGCTGTCGCTGTTGTTACCGATGCCATCCAGATCGGTATCGGTGGTTTCCGTGGCATCCAGAGGGAAGCTGTCCAGGAGATCCGACACCCCGTCGCCATCGTCGTCGTCATCGCTGTTGTTGCCGATGCCATCCGAATCGGTATCAGTGATTTCCGTCGCATCCAGAGGGAAAGCATCCTCGGAATCTTCGACCCCGTCACCATCATCATCGGTGTCGCTGTTATCCCCTATGCCGTCGCCATCGGTATCGGTGGTTTCGGTCTCATCGCTGGGGAAGGCATCCTCGGTGTCATCGACCCCATCGCCGTCGGCGTCATAACCGGAGCAGGTGGAGACGGTCAAATCGAGATTGTAGGCGGCGATGGTTTCGTCGTTGCTGCGCTCCTCGATGCGGACATAATAGGTTCCAGGGGCCAGGGGATCGTCGCAGTCGTAGCTGATTTGGGAAAATTCGCCTGTGCCGCTGTCGTCGTTGGTATAAAGCTCTTCGAGATCTTCGTCGTAGAGCATCATCAGGGTGTCGCCGCTCTCACCGGAGGTTTCCAGGGTGACGGCTGAGGTCACTGTCAGCTCAAATGCGGCCCAGTCCAGATCCTCGACGGGATCGATGGAGTGGTTTTGGGTGGTACCGGCGGTGAGAATGGAAGCATCGTCGCTGGTGTCGTCGGATTCGAAGTCATCCAACCCTTCCTCGCCGTCGCCATCGCCATCCCCGTCGCCATCGCCACTGGAACCGTCTCCATCCAGATCAAAGGTTTGCACCAGGAAGACCGCCATCTCCGCCCGGTTGATATCGAGGCTGGGACAAAAATAGCTCTCATCTCCACACTCCCGGCCCGATTCGATGGTGCCGTCGGCAAACCCCTCATTAGCCAGCTGCTCGATGAATCCCGCTGCCCAATAGTCAGCGGAAATATCATCGTACACCGTGCCGGTGGCCTCCGGTGGCACATAGTCAGAGCCATATTTGGTCCGCAGCAGGAAGATCGCCATCTCCGAGCGGGTGATCTCCCGGCTGGGGCAAAAGTTGTCGGAGTCGCAACCGCTGGTGATGCCCAGGCGGGAAAGCTCCTCTACATAGTTGCCCGCCCAAAAACTGGCGGGAACATCGTCGAAATAGCTCCCCGTGGCATCCTCCGGCATCTCATCGGCACCATACTGGGCCCGAAGCAGAAAGATCGCCATCTCCGCCCGTTGCAGGGTGTTGTCCGGACAGTAGTTGCTGGCGTCACAGCCGGAGGTAATACCGGTATCGGCCATGATTTCGATCTCGTCGATGGCCCAATGGCTCTCGTAGACATCTTCAAAGCGGGTGTTGGATTCCAGCAGGAAGGGGGTGCCACTGTCGGTCACCACCTCCACCGGTGTGGATTGATTGACCTGGGTGCCGTCACCCACCTGGCCGTAGAGATTGTGGCCCCAGGCATAGAGGCTGCCGGAATCGTCCCAGCCCACGGTGTGATAACCACCGGTGGCGATCCCATCCATTCCGGTCACCAGGGTCTCCACCGGTAGCTTGCTGTCATCCTCGGTGCCGGTACCCAGCTGGCCTTTTTCGTTGTGGCCCCAGGCCATCACCGTGCCGTCGGAGAGCATGGCCATGGTTTGGCCCTCACCCCCGGCTGAAATGGCAACCACATCCCCCAAACCGGTCACTTCATCGGGGTAGGCGCTGTTGCTCTGGGTGCCATCTCCCAGCTGGCCATAGGCGTTGTTCCCCCAGGTCCAGACCGTGCCATCGGTGCCCATGGCGACGGAGTGATAAAAACCGGCGTCTATGGCGATGGCATCCTCTACGTTGGAGACATGGACCGGGGTGTTGGAGTTGCTGGTGGAGCCGTTACCCAGCTGGCCTTTATTGTTGGAGCCCCAAGCACGCAGGGTGCCGTTGGTTTTGAGGGCGATGGTATGGTTGGAGCCAGCTGCGATGGCGGAGACATAGAGCAGATTGCTCACCCGGGTGGGCATGGAGATGTAGGAGTTGACATAGCCGTTACCGATCTGCCCTGCGGCGTTGTCTCCCCAGGCATAGACCGTTCCGTCTGAGGTCAGCGCAGCGGAGTGTTGCTGGCCGGCTGCAACAGCGACCACATTGTCCAGGTTGTCCACCTCCACGGGGGTGTACCTATCCCGGGTGGTGCGATCCCCCAGCTGGCCGTATCCGTTGTAGCCCCAGGACATGACAGTGCCGTCGGAAAGCACGGCCAGGGAGTGGTAAAAGCCGGCGGATATTGCCACCACGTCAGAAAGCCCCTCCACCTGAACCGGCGTCAGGGCGTTATCGGTGGTGCCGTCCCCCAGCTGGCCAAAATCGTTGCGCCCCCAGCCCCACACCGTGCCGTCGGCGCGTAAAACCAGGGTGTGGGCGTCGTTGGCCGAAACCATGGACTCCACAGCTCCGGCGGGGGGTATCCATATAAACAAGGATAGAAGGGTGAAGAGACGAAAGGGGGTAGGGCGCGTACGCAAAGCATTGCTGATCATGAATCGACTCCCTGCATAATTGAACTGACCAAATAACGTGTAACGATAAGGTTTCGTGTGGCATTCAAACAGCGGCCAGGGGCTTTAACTGCCGAGGCCATTTCATCCAGCAATGGTTTGGGTGTTTCAGGTGGAACGACTCAAAAATGGAGCCGAACAGACCTGCATCAAACCAAAACCATGAAAAACCTGAGGCGAGACCAAACAACCTTAAATAAAACATTCAGTCGTTGTTAATGCACATTAACCCTGTTAACAAGCATTAATATAATATATTCTATCGAATTCTCAGATGAATTGCCATGAAAAAGATGACCATGTGCATTTTTTGCTCAATACAGGAATAAACGCCTATCCTGGAGACCAGAATTTCGACATTCAACACAAGCAGTCATCATACTGAATGATGCCGGCTATTTTTATTCTGATAGGAAGCCCTCCTGCAGCCACGAAAAATGCGTGGTTAAAGGAGGGGAGGGAGAGGATGAAAATGGGCCTCACTCATCCATACAGTGGATGACATCGAGGTTCGGGCCATAGGCAAGGATCGCTTCGTCGCGAAAAATGTCATAAACCATCATTTCCGCATCCCAAGGCCGACCACAACCGCTCCCGTACGGACAAGGCATCAGCTCCTGGATAAGGGGATGAAGCTCGAAAACGTCTCACCATCCGGTTTGGCGGAGATATTCCAGAACAAAAAAGTTCAAACATTAACCATTAATTATTGTTAATGCACATTAACTCTGTTTACATGCAGTATATATACAACACATTCTACCCGTGCCTTCAATAAATTACCATAATAAAGACAGTTGTGCGCTTTATTCTGTAGAGGGAAATCATGGGTACCACATTTTCACTGGAGGAGGGAAACGATCCATCTGAAAAATGCATATATAGGTTAAGACTGTTCATCGAGGAGGTTGCCGGAAAAATGAGTGCCCTCCTTCAGCCACTTGGCAGGGAGGTGGTGAAGGAGGGCAGGGAGATCGTGAAAAGGAAGGATAAAGGTCACGATCTCCCTTTGGAGTTACGCCGGATGTGTCTGTTAAACCTAAATCCGGCAGTTGGACGTACGTACATGCCCCAGCCTCTTGATCCACCGAGCAAATCGGGAGAAAGTCTTGTGACCAATAAGGTGACAGCGATTTCTCCCAATTCACTATGCGAACCAATATTCTGCACCAGCCACACACGCCCAACTGCCGGATTTAGGTTAAATAACTTGAGCCAGCCCCCTTGAGAGGTAAAGAGGTGGTCCTCCTTCAGCCACGGACGCATCCTGGTGAAGGAGGGCAGAGAGATCGTGAAAAGGAAGGAGGAGGCGTCACGATCTCCCCTTTGGGGTTATTCCAAAGGTGTACTTTTGGTCACGTGAAATTGATAGATTTTCGGGGGATGCGATTGCAGAATCATGCTGACGGAACCATGGGGGCTCTCCACCCGGGGAATCCGCAGCACCCCCCCTTCCAGGGTAGCGCTTTCAGCTGTCACCTCTCCCCCCACCGTATCGGGGTTGGAGCGAGCATCCCCCGGATTGGTCAGGGCATCATACTCTTCCAGGTTGGTGTAGCCATCCCCGTCAAAGTCATCTTCGGCGTCGTCGGGATTGCAGCGGTCGAGGAGATTGTCGGCTTCAAACTCATCGGGCAGACCGTCGTTATCGTCGTCTTCATCCTCTTCATCAGCCAGCCCATCCTCATCGCAATCTTCGATCACCTCCTCGGCATGGAGGGAGAAGGGTTCGCCATTTGCATCTACGACCTGAACGGGGGAATAGCGCGTTGAAAATGTACCATCGCCCAATTCCCCATATCCATTGTACCCCCAACTCCAAACGGCTCCATTGTTGTCAACGACGACCATATGCATACCATTTGAAGAAATGGCCATCATATTGAAAAGATCAGGAACCTCCACAGGGGAATGGTGGACCTGGGCACTCCCCACACCCAATATACCACTGCTATTCTCTCCCCATGTCCAAACGGTTCCATCGGATTTTAAGACGGCACTGCTTTGACAAAAGGCTGAAACAGTTTCTACATCCGTGATATCGAGTACAGCTACGGGATTTTCTTTCTCCTCAGTGGTTCCATCACCCAGTTGCCCGGTAAAATTCCCCCCAGAAGCCATCAGTTGGCCGTTGCTCTGCAGAGCGAGGGTGTGCCAGCACCCAACGGAAACATCGATGATTTCCTCCCCAAAAGCTTCCGTGGAAACCGGAAGGGCATGAACACCGATCCCACCGGTGCCAAGTTGGCCATAAGAGTTATCTCCCCAAACCCAAAGCGTTCCATCTGATGCAACGGCAGCGGCATGTCCATCTCCCGCAGAAACAGAAACGATATCCTCTGGACCAACCACCTTTTCCGGTGAAAATCGGTACTGATTAAAATCAATGGATCCATCTCCCAATCGGCCTGAGCTCCTGGACCCCCAAGCCATCAAGCCGCCATCTCTTTGCAGGGCGACGGCAAAGCTATTGCCGCCAGTAATGGCAACCACCTCTTCCAAGCCCGGAATCTGTAGAGGATCGGTGCTGAAGGATGTCACTGTTCCATTGCCAAGCTGCCCCAAGGCGTTGTTCCCCCATGCCCAAACAGTGCCATCGGACTTGACGGCATAACTGGCATTGTAGGCAGCACCAATGGCTACGACATCGGAAAGAGCTGGAACTTCAGCCGGATTGAAATGATTGCGAGTCGTTCCATCTCCAAGCTGACCGTAATTATTGTATCCCCATGACCAAACAGTGCCGTTGGATTTCAACGCAAGGGTGTGATAGATCCCCGTGGCCACCATCGGCTCCACAGCCATGGCCATTGAAGGCCCAAAGGCGAGCAGGAAAAGCAGGATGGAAAGAGGATATTTCATGATCATTCACCCACAACGGCATCATAATGATTGGGCAGAAAAAAGTGAAAAAGTTAACAAAAAAACATGCGCATTCATTATTGGTTAACATGCGTTAATATTATTCACATTCACTGTTAAACATACTCTAAACGATCACTGAAAAGATTGCCAACAAAAAATATCGTCGCGGATCATTTTTCCAAAAAAGAGGATCAATATACAATCAACACAATGAGCCATACCATCATAATAGAAGATAAAAACATGCAAATTGAGGGAAGATGGGGATGGCTGGGGTGAGGCCGGTTTGGGAGTGCCTTTCCTGCCCCCATCATCCCCTGGTCAAATGGGGGGCAGGGTGGGAGAGGGGTGAGGCGTGGGGGGGATTCGTGATATGGTGTTGTTTTAAGACGAATACGATAGCGATTTGGGATCCCCAAACCACACCACCCCATGCCCGATACCCCCCCCGCAGAGCCCCTGATGGATCGGGCGAGGCTTTATCAACACCTCAACTCCCCCTGGGCCTTCGTTCTGGTGATGGTTCTTTTGGGAGCCTGGTTCAGCTGGCTCCATCAGGATTATCCAAACGTCCGCAACAGTCTGCTCTATTCCGAGATTTCCCTGGCAGCCAACGCCTATGGCCCCCTCTCCCAAGAGACCCTGGAGCGGGCTTCCAACAAACCCATGGGCTTTTCCATTCTGGCCGCCCCCCTGGTGCAGTGGCTGGGGAGCGATCCCGGATTGAAGGTAGCCTCTGTGATCGGCACCACCTTTTATGGGGTGGTGTCGCTGCTGTTTCTGATACGTATGGTGGGACGTGAAGAGGCTTTCTCCGAGCAGGTGGTGCGTCTCGGGATCATTCTCACCCTCTTCAACCCCTTGCTCCTCTATCAGTTTGTCTCCGCCTATCCCGACACCCTCTTTGCCGGGCTCTTTCTGCTGGCCCTGCTACTGGCTGATCGATCTCTCTCCCGGGAAGCAAGCTTATGGCACGGAACAGGATTTGCCGGGATCACCCTGGCCAGCGTCTGGATCAAGCATCACGGTTTCGTGCTGATTCCGATCTTTATCTGGCTCCTCATCGCCCGAAGAGAGACGCTACAGTGGCAATGGCAACAGCATCGAGCCCGATTCTGGCAGGGGGTGATCCCCTTTTTGCTGCTCCTGATCTTTCTGCTGGCAGCTCACAAGGGGCTCCTCCCCACCTTCAACATGTCCAAAAATCAGGGCAATTTTCTCTCGGGGAAGGATCGATTGGAAATCCTGGGGGATAATCTCGAAAATCTCGGGCTCTATCTCTCCATCACCCTGGGGCTTCTCACCCCGCTGCTCCTGAGGCGACCTCCCCGGGCTTGGCGTCAAAGCTGGCAGTGGCCGGGAGTGGTGATCATTTTCACGCTACCCCTGCTCTTCTATCATGGGGCGATCTACAACAGCCGCTACTATCTGCCCATCGCCCCGCTGCTCGCCTGGTGGGTGGCGGGGGGGCTCGCGCGCTTCAAGCCCCGGACACAAAACATCCTCCTGGCCGGATTCCTCTTCTGTAACGGCTTCACCATCGTTTATTATGATTTTCCAGAGGCCCATCAACTGCTCCAACCCCATCTCAGCCTGCCGGAGATGGACAATCTGCGCCTGGCGACCGAGCAACCCCGGGAGAAGGAAAATCTCGACTTGATCAAAGCCCTGGCCCCAGCCCACGATAACACCCTGATTTTTTTAAGCCGCTATTATTGGGGCAAAGCCGCCCGAGCCTGGGAGCGGGCGGGGCTTTTTCCGGACAATCTCACCATCCACTACGCCTCCTCCTGGAGAGCCAGCCTGCCCCGACGCTTCCATTTCAAGCGGGCGGTGATCTATGAATATGTCGGCACCGGACCTGAGCGCAACAAGCTGGATCGGGATCGATCGATCAAGCGGTATCTGAAAAAAATCAACGACCGGCTCTACCTGCTCCAGCCCCTGCGCCGTATTCACCTCAAAAAAGCCCCTTCCCCCAAGGAGTAACCCCGTGGCTCACGCTGAAACAACCTTTTCGGTGGTGATTCCGGTGCGGGACGAAGCAGGCAACATCGGTGCCCTGATCGACGAAATCCGCCGGGTGCTGGAGGGTCATTCCTGGTATGAAATCGTCGTGGTGGATGATGGCAGCCGGGATAACACCTGGGGGGAGCTACAGGCTCGGGTCGGTCATGGGGGAGCCAAAGGGGCTGAAAAAAATAGCGGCAAGGAGCAAGAAGGGAAGCGGGAAGGGGGGCTGCTACGACTCTGCCGCCACCGGGAGGCGTGTGGTCAGAGCCGGGCGCTTTTGACCGGTATTCAGGCCGCCAACCAGCCCTGGATCGTTACCCTGGATGGGGATGGCCAAAACGATCCGGCGGACATTCCCAAACTCTGGAACCAGCTCACCCGGCCGGGGCCGATTGATCCCCTTCACGTTCTCATGGGTCACCGGGTCAACCGCCAGGACAGCATCTCCAAAAAGCTCGCTTCGCGCCTGGGCAACCGCATCCGCGCCCGGATATTACAGGATGCCACCCCGGATTCCGGCTGTGGGCTCAAACTTTTTTCCCGTGCGCTTTTTTTGCAGCTCCCCTATTTCGACCACATGCACCGCTTTTTGCCCGCTCTTTTCAAGCGCCACGGGGCCACCTTCCGCTCCGTTCCAGTGAACCACCGACCCCGGCAGCAAGGACAATCCCACTACGGCATTCTGGATCGACTGGCAGCAGGCCTGGTGGATCTGCTCGGCGTCCTCTGGCTTCTCAAACGCAGCCACCTCCCGACCCTGATCGAAGAGGAAAGTAACCTTGAACGATAACGAAACCCTCTGGCTCATGGTGGGCTTTACCGGGCAAGCGCTCTTTTCCGCCCGCTTTGTGGTGCAATATCTGGCGAGCGAAAAGCTGAAAAAAAGCGTCATTCCGGAAGCCTTCTGGTATTTCAGCCTGGCGGGGGGGGTGACCCTCTTCAGCTATGCCCTCCATCGCCTGGATCCGGTCTTCATCGTGGGGCAGGGGGCGGGTCTATTTATCTACGGACGCAACCTGCAATTCATTCTCCGGGAAAGAAAAGAACGCAAAACCCGGGAGGCGGTAGAATCATAGGAGGAACGGCCATGAAAAAAACGCTTTCAGCCAGCCTCATCGCCCTGATTTTTTATCTCGGGGCCATCTCCGACAATTTGGCCTGGATGCCAAGATATCCGGGCACCCTCCAAGCCTCTGGAAAAAGCGTCCGCCCCTCACCCATTGCCGGTTCCTGGTATCCGGGGGAGCCCAAAAAACTCAACTCCTATCTGGACCGGATGATCCATGAAGCCGAGCCCGAAGCGCTCGCGCCAGAGGCTGGAAAAATCCGCGCCCTCATCCTCCCCCATGCCGGCTATCGCTATTCCGGTGCCACCGCCGCAGCCGGAATCAAGCACCTCTCAGGCCAAAGCTTCAAACGGGTCGTGGTCGTGGGGCCGGGGCACCGCTTCGGCTTCAAAGGCTTTTCCACCCCCCAGGTAACCCACTATCAAACCCCCCTGGGAGAAATCCCCCTGGACCGGGAGGCCCAACAGCAGCTCCTAAGCCACCCCCTTTTCAACGCCATACCCCAAGCCCATCAGCGGGAACACAGCATTGAAATGACACTGCCCCTGCTGCAAAAGACGCTTTCCAAGGGCTGGAAACTGTTACCGATTCTGGTGGGACGGGTGAGCGCCAAGGGGTATGCCGAAGCCGCCCTGCAACTAAAACCCCTGCTGGATGAAGAGACCCTGCTCATCATCTCCGGGGATTTTACCCACTACGGCCCCAACTATGATTTTCTACCCTTTCCCAAAGATGATCAGGTGGCCCAAAATATCCGCAAGCTGGATATGGGGGCTTGGGAGCAGATCGTTGCCCGAGATCCCGACGGCTTTCAAAACCATCGCCGGGAGAGCCAAATCACCGCCTGTGCCCATGGGCCGGTGATGCTGCTGTTGAATCTCCTCCCTCCTGACACCACCCCCACGCTGGTGCAGTATGATACCAGCGGCCAACTGACCGATGATTTTACCAACTCCGTCAGCTATCTCAGCGCCACCTTTCAAACCCCCCACCCCCTGAGCACCCTGCCGCCGGTGGCCGACCTCAGCGAAACAGAGATGCGCCTGCTCCATCAGTTGGCGACCCGCACCTTGAAAGAAGCGGTGGCAAAGGGCACACAAAAAATTTCAGTGGCCGATATCGCCCGGGGGTTTGATATTCCGGAACGACTCAAGCAACCGAGCGGCGCTTTTGTCACCTTGAAAAAAGAGGGAAATCTCAGAGGCTGCATCGGCGCCATCTGGCCCACCCAGCCCCTCTACCAGGCGGTGATCAAAAATGCCGTCAACGCCGCCTTGCGGGATCATCGCTTTCGCCCGGTGCAAAAAAGCGAACTGGCCGGGATGGAGGTGGAGGTGAGCGTTCTTTCCCCCATGAAAGCCATCGATTCCGCACAAGAGTTTCAGGTGGGGGAACATGGCATCCTGCTGACCAAGCGGGGACGCCGGGCGGTCTATCTGCCGGAGGTGGCCCCGGAACAGGGGTGGGATCGGGAGACCACCCTGGGCTATCTTTCCCGCAAGGCAGGCCTCCCAACCACCGCCTGGAAACAGGGGGCCACCTTTGAAATTTTCACCTCCCAAAAATGGAGCGCCCCTTTCGACGCTCCAGAAAGCGAAAAATAACCACCATGGATTATTCCAAGCTTTTCCAGGAACTTCAGGATGCCACCCTTTTTGATCTCTACCGCATCCAGGTGGGCATCGACAAAATGCTCGACCAACCGGAGCGGCTCCAAGCAGTCAAAAACCGCCTGCGACCCGGCATGGAGATCGTCTATTTTGATGAAGGCAACAACCACCCGGTGCGAGGAGAGGTGGTGGAGCTACGCCGAACCCGCCTGGTGGTGCGCTCCCTGGAAGATAACAAGCAGTGGCTCATCCGCTTTCACATGATCGACCTGGATGGGGTCGATACCTCCATTCACACTTCCCAAAAACCCGACAAACTCGACCGCAACCAACTGAGCGTGGGAGATCGTATCGGGTTTTATGATCGCAAACGGCAAGAGCACTACGGAAAAATTCTCCGGCTCAACCAAAAGTCCGTCACCATCCTCACCAAAGCAGGTACCCGCTGGCGAGTCGCCTATGCGCTGCTCTTTCGGGTGATGGATGGGGAAACAACACGCAACCAACAAACAACCCCTTCGGAAAACAGACAGATCGAAGGGTTGGGGGGACTCTTTGAGGGAGCGGAAGAGGTGTTGGAGGGGGAGGTGATCTTTGAAGAGGTTGGGGCTGATGCGAAGTTGGTGACACGGTGAGTTTTATGGCTGTTTAGGGGTTAGGGGCAAAGGAAAAATCAAAAGAAAAGTCAAAGGAAAGACCTTGGGGGCAAGCCCCCAAACCCCCGGGAGTTGGAAATCAAAATCAAAAGAAAAATCAAAAGACAGACCTTGGGGGCAAGCCCCCAAACCCCCGGGAGTTG includes:
- a CDS encoding response regulator, with amino-acid sequence MALPDNPQTKRETILLVDDEPALIDVTRSALGEHFSVRIATSGEVALKLAALGGIDLILLDIMMPDLSGYDVCQRLKAQPDTQNIPIIFLTSRDSADDEAWGLSLGAEDYIRKPTIPQLLQARIRNQLELKRHREHLETLVQERTRDLEQAVSQLESANQVKEEFLAVISHEMRTPLNSIIGFSEFLLEGDPQGAPLSPSIREPVRIIHESGVNLLGNINDIIDFVQMDQQRFILSDKPFQIDSFLEETLADLKQEAGRKGLTLEMEIKASARCSVRGDSRRLGQVLNHLIGNGIKFTKQGGVSLTVEATATPVPDKARLTFRVADTGCGISPEKLQLIFEAFTQVESPKTRRHGGFGLGLAICKKLVQMMSGELGVVQSDSSGTVIVFSVILGTEQA
- a CDS encoding thrombospondin type 3 repeat-containing protein, whose translation is MISNALRTRPTPFRLFTLLSLFIWIPPAGAVESMVSANDAHTLVLRADGTVWGWGRNDFGQLGDGTTDNALTPVQVEGLSDVVAISAGFYHSLAVLSDGTVMSWGYNGYGQLGDRTTRDRYTPVEVDNLDNVVAVAAGQQHSAALTSDGTVYAWGDNAAGQIGNGYVNSYISMPTRVSNLLYVSAIAAGSNHTIALKTNGTLRAWGSNNKGQLGNGSTSNSNTPVHVSNVEDAIAIDAGFYHSVAMGTDGTVWTWGNNAYGQLGDGTQSNSAYPDEVTGLGDVVAISAGGEGQTMAMLSDGTVMAWGHNEKGQLGTGTEDDSKLPVETLVTGMDGIATGGYHTVGWDDSGSLYAWGHNLYGQVGDGTQVNQSTPVEVVTDSGTPFLLESNTRFEDVYESHWAIDEIEIMADTGITSGCDASNYCPDNTLQRAEMAIFLLRAQYGADEMPEDATGSYFDDVPASFWAGNYVEELSRLGITSGCDSDNFCPSREITRSEMAIFLLRTKYGSDYVPPEATGTVYDDISADYWAAGFIEQLANEGFADGTIESGRECGDESYFCPSLDINRAEMAVFLVQTFDLDGDGSSGDGDGDGDGDGEEGLDDFESDDTSDDASILTAGTTQNHSIDPVEDLDWAAFELTVTSAVTLETSGESGDTLMMLYDEDLEELYTNDDSGTGEFSQISYDCDDPLAPGTYYVRIEERSNDETIAAYNLDLTVSTCSGYDADGDGVDDTEDAFPSDETETTDTDGDGIGDNSDTDDDGDGVEDSEDAFPLDATEITDTDSDGIGNNSDDDDDGDGVSDLLDSFPLDATETTDTDLDGIGNNSDSDDDGDGVADSEDAFPLDATETTDTDGDGVGDNADTDTDGDGVSDSEDAFPNDATETTDTDGDGTGDNTDTDDDGDGLVDGSDAFPLDSSETTDTDSDGTGDNADTDDDGDGVEDGSDAFPLDSSETTDTDGDGTGDNADTDDDGDGVEDGSDAFPLDSSETTDTDGDGIGDNADTDTDGDGVEDGSDAFPLDATETTDTDGDGIGDNADTDTDGDGVEDGSDAFPLDATETTDTDSDGTGDNADTDDDGDGVEDGSDAFPLDGSETTDTDSDGTGDNADTDDDGDGMTDTFEDQYGLDSLDANDATDDTDGDGATNLEEFQAGTDPTVVD
- a CDS encoding RCC1 repeat- and reductase domain-containing protein: MKYPLSILLFLLAFGPSMAMAVEPMVATGIYHTLALKSNGTVWSWGYNNYGQLGDGTTRNHFNPAEVPALSDVVAIGAAYNASYAVKSDGTVWAWGNNALGQLGNGTVTSFSTDPLQIPGLEEVVAITGGNSFAVALQRDGGLMAWGSRSSGRLGDGSIDFNQYRFSPEKVVGPEDIVSVSAGDGHAAAVASDGTLWVWGDNSYGQLGTGGIGVHALPVSTEAFGEEIIDVSVGCWHTLALQSNGQLMASGGNFTGQLGDGTTEEKENPVAVLDITDVETVSAFCQSSAVLKSDGTVWTWGENSSGILGVGSAQVHHSPVEVPDLFNMMAISSNGMHMVVVDNNGAVWSWGYNGYGELGDGTFSTRYSPVQVVDANGEPFSLHAEEVIEDCDEDGLADEEDEDDDNDGLPDEFEADNLLDRCNPDDAEDDFDGDGYTNLEEYDALTNPGDARSNPDTVGGEVTAESATLEGGVLRIPRVESPHGSVSMILQSHPPKIYQFHVTKSTPLE
- a CDS encoding glycosyltransferase family 2 protein, encoding MAHAETTFSVVIPVRDEAGNIGALIDEIRRVLEGHSWYEIVVVDDGSRDNTWGELQARVGHGGAKGAEKNSGKEQEGKREGGLLRLCRHREACGQSRALLTGIQAANQPWIVTLDGDGQNDPADIPKLWNQLTRPGPIDPLHVLMGHRVNRQDSISKKLASRLGNRIRARILQDATPDSGCGLKLFSRALFLQLPYFDHMHRFLPALFKRHGATFRSVPVNHRPRQQGQSHYGILDRLAAGLVDLLGVLWLLKRSHLPTLIEEESNLER
- a CDS encoding lipid-A-disaccharide synthase N-terminal domain-containing protein, coding for MVGFTGQALFSARFVVQYLASEKLKKSVIPEAFWYFSLAGGVTLFSYALHRLDPVFIVGQGAGLFIYGRNLQFILRERKERKTREAVES